Part of the Actinomycetes bacterium genome, CACGACTTCGTCCACGACGTGCGCGAGCTGGTCGCGCTCCACCTGCGCTTCCACACCTACCGGCTGGGCTGGACCGACTCCGCCGTGCGGCGCTACGTCCGCGACGCCGGGCCGCTGCTCGACCGGCTGAACTTCCTGGTCCGCTCCGACTGCACCACCCGCAACGTCTTCAGGGCGCGTCAGCTCGCCGCCTACTCCGACGAGCTCGAGGAGCGGATCGCCCGCCTGGAGGCCGAGGAGGAGCTGGCCAAGATCCGCCCGCCACTGGACGGGCGGCAGGTCATGGAGGTGCTCGGCGTCCGGCCCGGCCCGGTGGTGGGGCGCGCCCTCGCCCACCTGCTCGAGCTCCGCCTCGACCACGGTCCCATGACCGAGGAGGAGGCCACCGCGGCCCTGCTCGCCTGGGCCGCATCCGAGGGCGTGACCCACGGGTCAGGGTCGCCGGACGGGTCAGGGTCGCCCGGCGGGTCAGAGTCAGGGTCAGGGTCGCCGGACGGATCAGGGTCGCCCGGCGGGTCACGGTAGCCCGGCGGGTCAGGGTAGCCGGACGACCATGCCCTCGTCGGGCCCGACCTCGAGTGGACCGAGGCCGACCTCCTCGCCGCCTGGCCGGTCCGGGTCGGTGGAGAGCTCCAGCCGCCCGGCCGGCGCGAGCGCGCCGGCGTCGTACCGCAGCGGCCGCCCGGTGAAGTTCAGGGCCACCAGCAGCCGCTCGTCGCCCTGGGTGCGGAGATAGGCGTAGAGGCCGCCGGGGGTGTCGGTGAGCGACCGGTAGCCGCCCTGGCGCAGCGCGGCCGAGCCCTTCCGGTACCAGAGCAGGCGCCGGTACAGGCTGAGCATCGACCGGGGGTCTTCTCGTTGAACGGCCACGTTGACCTGGCGGGCGCTCCCCGGGATGGGCAGCCAGGGGTCGCCGGTGGTGAAGCCCGCCGACGGGGTGCCGTCCCACTGCACCGGCGTGCGCTCCGGGTCGCGGCCGTCGATGTCGATCACCCGGTCGGGCGGGATCTCGCCGTCGGCCATGCCCAGCTCCTCGCCCTGGTACAGGAACGGGGTGCCGCGCAGGGTGAGCACCATCATGGCCGCCACCCGGGCCCGGGCCCGGCCGTTGCCACCCTCGTCGTAGCGGGTGGCGACCCTCGAGTGGTCGTGGTTGCCGAGGAACCAGGCTGGCCAGGCCCCTTCGGGCAGGAGCGACCAGAACTCGTCCACGATGGCTCGGAACGCCTCCGCCTTCCAGGGCTGGTGCACGAACACGAAGTTGTGCACCAGGTGCAGCTCGTCGGCTCCCTGCCCGTAGTAGCCGGCCAGGGTGGCGAGCTCCAGCAGGTAGACCTCGCCGACCGCCATGCGGTCGTGGTACTCCTCGAGCGTGCGCCGGAACCGGCGCAGGATCTCGTGGACCTCGGGCCAGTCCTGGTCGTAACGCTGCTGCCCGGCCAGGCGCCTGGCCATCTCCGGGCCGCTGAGCTGGTCCTCGCCCTCGCCCAGGTCGACCAGGGGGTTGTCGTGCAGCTCGGGGTCCCTGGCCATCTTGTGGGCGACGTCGACCCGGAAGCCGTCCACGCCCCGGTCCAGCCAGGAGCGCATGACGTCGTCCATGGCCGCCCGGACCTCCGGGTTCCACCAGTTCAGGTCGGGTTGCTCGGGCAAGAACGAGTGCAGGTACCACTGTCCGGTCGCCTCGTCGAAGGTCCACGCCCGGCCGGCCCGGGGGAACGAGCTCGTCCAGTTGTTGGGCGGCGACCCGTCAGGCTTGGAGTCGGCCCAGACGTACCAGTCCCGCTTCGGGCTGTCACGGCTCGAGCGGGACTCGAGGAACCACGGATGCTGGTGGGAGGTGTGGTTGGGGACGAGGTCGACGACCACCCGGATACCCCGGGCGTGCGCCTCGGCGACCAGCTGGTCGAAGTCGTCCAGGGTGCCGAAGTCGGCGTGGACGCCGGTGTAGTCGGAGACGTCGTAGCCGAAGTCGGCCATGGGGGACGGGTAGAACGGCGACAGCCAGATGGCGTCGACCCCGAGCGAGTCCGGGGTGCCGTCGTTCAGGTGGTCGAGCCTCGACGTGATGCCGGGCAGGTCGCCGATGCCGTCGCCGTTGGCGTCGGCGAAGCTGCGCGGGTAGATCTGGTACACGACCCCGTGCTTCCACCAGTCTCCGGTTGCCACGTGCCACTCCCGTCGGTCCAGGTTCCGGCCCTCGCCGACAGTGTGCGTGCGCCACGGGTCCCACGGTCAAACGCGACGGCGCCGCCCGGCCTTGCGCATGTCACGCAGGGCCGGGCTGGCGCGCTGTGCTGAGACTGGCCGCGCGCCTTCAGGCCCAGGGCGGCGCCGGTCGTCAGGCGCTCGTGGTCAGGCGCCGGTCGCGTCCAGCGAGAACCCGGCCGGAGGGAGCGTGTCCTCCACCGGGCCGGCGATGAACTCCTCGACGGCGCGGCGGGCGACGTCGTCGGTGTACTGCACCGGGGGCGACTTCATGAAGTAGCTCGCCGGGCCGAGCAGCGGGCCACCGATGCCACGGTCCAGCGCCAGCTTGGCGCACCGGACCGCGTCGATGACCACGCCGGCCGAGTTCGGCGAGTCCCACACCTCGAGCTTGAGCTCGAGGTTCAGCGGCACGTCCCCGAACGCGCGGCCCTCGACCCGGATGTAGCACCACTTGCGGTCGTCGAGCCAGGGCACGTAGTCGCTCGGTCCCACGTGCACGTTCCGCTTGCCGAGGTCCCGGTCCACCTGGGAGGTGACCGCCTGGGTCTTGGAGATCTTCTTGGACTCCAGCCGGTCGCGCTCCAGCATGTTCATGAAGTCCATGTTCCCGCCGAAGTTGAGCTGGTAGGTGCGGTCGATCCGCACCCCCCGGTCCTCGATCAGGCGGGTCAGGACCCGGTGGACGATGGTCGCGCCGACCTGCGACTTGATGTCGTCACCGATGATCGGCACGCCGGCCGCCGTGAACCGGTCGGCCCACTCGGGCGTGCCCGCGATGAACACGGGCAGGCAGTTCACGAACGCCACCCCGGCCTTGAGCGCCTCGCTGGCGTAGAAGCGGGTGGCCTCCTCGCTGCCCACCGGGAGGTAGCAGACCAGCACGTCGGTGCCGGTGGCGGCCAGGGT contains:
- a CDS encoding alpha-amylase family glycosyl hydrolase codes for the protein MATGDWWKHGVVYQIYPRSFADANGDGIGDLPGITSRLDHLNDGTPDSLGVDAIWLSPFYPSPMADFGYDVSDYTGVHADFGTLDDFDQLVAEAHARGIRVVVDLVPNHTSHQHPWFLESRSSRDSPKRDWYVWADSKPDGSPPNNWTSSFPRAGRAWTFDEATGQWYLHSFLPEQPDLNWWNPEVRAAMDDVMRSWLDRGVDGFRVDVAHKMARDPELHDNPLVDLGEGEDQLSGPEMARRLAGQQRYDQDWPEVHEILRRFRRTLEEYHDRMAVGEVYLLELATLAGYYGQGADELHLVHNFVFVHQPWKAEAFRAIVDEFWSLLPEGAWPAWFLGNHDHSRVATRYDEGGNGRARARVAAMMVLTLRGTPFLYQGEELGMADGEIPPDRVIDIDGRDPERTPVQWDGTPSAGFTTGDPWLPIPGSARQVNVAVQREDPRSMLSLYRRLLWYRKGSAALRQGGYRSLTDTPGGLYAYLRTQGDERLLVALNFTGRPLRYDAGALAPAGRLELSTDPDRPGGEEVGLGPLEVGPDEGMVVRLP
- a CDS encoding inositol-3-phosphate synthase: MGIVRVAIVGVGNCASSLVQGVQYYKDAQPGDDVPGLMHVDLGGYHVRDIQFVAAFDVDAKKVGRDLSEAVFASENNTVGFADVPPLGVEVQRGPTFDGLGRYYAETIEESAAEPVDVATTLAATGTDVLVCYLPVGSEEATRFYASEALKAGVAFVNCLPVFIAGTPEWADRFTAAGVPIIGDDIKSQVGATIVHRVLTRLIEDRGVRIDRTYQLNFGGNMDFMNMLERDRLESKKISKTQAVTSQVDRDLGKRNVHVGPSDYVPWLDDRKWCYIRVEGRAFGDVPLNLELKLEVWDSPNSAGVVIDAVRCAKLALDRGIGGPLLGPASYFMKSPPVQYTDDVARRAVEEFIAGPVEDTLPPAGFSLDATGA